The nucleotide sequence TCAACTACTGGCTGACCTCGCTGGACTTCAGCAACTATGCCCAGATCTTTGCGCAGAAGAGCTTCCTGCAGGCGATCGGCAACTCGATCCTGATCGCCTTGAGCGTCGTGTTGATCGCGCTGCTGCTGGGCATCACCGCCTCCTATGCGCTGGGACGCGTGCGCTTTCGCGGCCGCTCCACCGTGATGCTGATCATCCTCGGGGTCTCGATGTTCCCTCAGGTCGCAGTGCTCTCCGGGCTCTTCGAGGTGATTCGCAGCCTGAATCTCTACAACAACCCCGGTGGCCTGATTCTCAGTTACACCATCTTCACGCTGCCCTTCACCGTCTGGGTACTGACGACCTTCATGCGTCAGCTGCCCATGGAACTGGAAGAGGCCGCGATCATGGACGGCGCCACGCCGTGGGAGACCATCACCAAGGTCTTCCTGCCCCTGATGTGGCCGGCCATGGCCACCACCGGGTTGCTCGCCTTCATCGCGGCCTGGAACGAGTTCCTGTTCGCCTTGACCTTCACGCTGACCGACAGCGAACGCACCGTGCCGGTCGCCATCGCCCTGATCTCCGGCGGCAGCCAGCATGAGCTCCCCTGGGGCCCGATCATGGCCGCCTCCGTCACCGTCACCATACCGCTGGTCATCCTGGTGATGATCTTCCAGCGCCGCATCGTCTCCGGCCTGACCGCCGGCGCCGTCAAAGGATAATCGTCATGTCATTGCTCGAAGCCCAAATGCAGACCTCCTCCAGCTGGTGGCGCGGTGGCGTCATCTACCAGATCTACCCGCGCAGCTTCCTGGACAGCAACGGCGATGGCATCGGCGATCTGCCGGGCATCACCGCCAGACTCGATTACGTGGCATCGCTGGACGTGGATGGCATCTGGCTGTCGCCCTTCTTCACCTCCCCGATGCTCGACTTCGGGTATGACATCAGCGACTACCGGGATGTCGACCCGATGTTCGGCACCCTGGAGGACTTCAAGACCCTGCTGGAGCGCGCCCATTCCCTGGGCCTGAAGGTCATGATCGACCAGGTGATCAGCCACACCTCCGACCAGCACCCCTGGTTCCAGCAAAGCCGTCAGGACCGCACCAATGACAAGGCCGACTGGTTCGTGTGGGCAGACCCCAAGCCCGACGGCACGCCGCCCAACAACTGGCTGTCGATCTTCGGCGGCTCGGCCTGGACCTTCGATTCACGTCGCCAGCAGTATTACCTGCACAACTTCCTGACCAGCCAGCCCGACGTGAACTTCCACCACCCAGAAGCCCGACAGGCACAGCTCGACAACATGCGCTTCTGGCTTGAGTTGGGTGTGGATGGCTTCCGCCTGGATACCGTCAACTTCTACTTCCATGATCAGGCCCTGCGCGACAACCCGCCGGTGCCGGCGGGCGAGGCCAAGACACTGGGCGCGCCGGATTCCAACCCCTATACCTGGCAGCGACACGTCTATGACCTGAGTCGTCCGGAAAACCTCGACTTCCTGAAAGCGCTGCGCGCCCTGATGGATGAATACCCGGGCACCACCACGGTGGGCGAAATCGGTGATGACAAGCCGCTGGAGCGCATGGCGGAGTACACCGCCGGGGGCGACAAGCTGCACATGGCCTACGGGTTTGATCTGCTCAATGCGCCGCACTCTGCAGGCTATCTCCGCGAAGTCATCGAGCGCTTCCAGCGTCTGGCCGGCGATGCCTGGCCATGCTGGGCGCTGTCGAACCACGACGTCGTGCGCAGCGCCACACGCTGGGGTGCCGACGAAGACCCGGTGGCCTACCCCAAGGTCGCTCTGGCCATGGTGCTGTCACTGCGCGGCAGCGTCTGCCTCTACCAGGGTGAGGAGCTGGGCCTGCCGGAAGCCGACGTGCCCTTCGAGCGCATTCAGGACCCCTACGGCAAGGTGCTGTGGCCGGAATTCAAGGGCCGCGACGGTTGCCGGACCCCCATGCCCTGGCGTCAGACGGACCAGGGGGACTTCTCGAGTGTCGAGCCCTGGCTGCCGGTCGATGAACGCCACCTCCCCCTGGCCGTGGCCAATCAGGAAGACGACGCCAACTCGGTCTTGCATGCCACCCGCGCCCTGCTGAATTTCCGCCGTCAGCATCCGGTATTGCGTGAGGGGGACATTCAGCTGGTGGACGTGGGGGACGAGCTGCTGGGCTTCCTGCGCGAGCATGACGGCAAGCGCATGCTGTGCCTCTTCAATCTCACGGGCGCTGAACAGGTCACCGCACTGCCGCAAGCCTACGCCGGCAGCGCGCGTCTGCTCGAAGGCGCAGGCTTTACTGCCGAGCTGGACACGGCCCAGTCCCAGGCAGCGCGGCTGGTGCTTCCCGCCTATCAGGCTGCCTTCCTGGCACTCGACTAACCTTCTTTCGAAAGCCGGTGCCGAGCACCGGCTGGGAGTCGCAAGATGACAAGCGTAACCCTCTCCAAGATCAACAAGACCTTCGGCAGCACGCACATCATCAAGGATCTGGATCTCAAGATCGGCAGCGGCGAATTCGTGGTCTTCGTCGGGCCGTCAGGCTGTGGCAAGTCGACCCTGTTGCGCCTGATCGCCGGACTGGAATCGATCACCGACGGTGAGATGCATATCGCCGGCGATCTGGTCAATGACCTTCCCCCGCGTGAGCGTGGCGTGGGCATGGTCTTCCAGTCCTATGCCCTCTACCCGCACATGACGGTGTACGAGAACATGGCCTTCGGCCTCAAGCTTGCCAAGACCGACAAGGAAAGCGTCGAACAACGCGTGATGGAAACGGCGCGCATCCTTCAGCTCGAGGAGTTGCTGCACCGCAAACCCAAGGCGCTTTCCGGCGGCCAGCGACAGCGCGTTGCCATGGGGCGCGCCATGGCGCGTGAGCCGAAGATCCTGTTGTTCGATGAGCCGCTCTCCAACCTGGATGCCTCGCTGCGAGTCCAGATGCGCAATGAGATCGCCCGCCTGCACCACCGCCTGGGCTCCACCATGGTCTACGTCACCCACGACCAGGTCGAAGCCATGACCCTGGCCGACAAGATCGTGGTACTGCGTGATGGGCGCATCGAACAGGTCGGTAGCCCCCAGACGCTCTATCAGGCCCCGGCGACCCGCTTCGTGGCCGGCTTCATCGGCTCCCCGACCATGAACTTCCTGCCGGCAGAGCTGGTGCGGAGCGAGGGCAATGGCTGTCGCATCACGACAGCCGGGATCGGCGAGCTGGAGCTGCCTCGCGACGCCGGCGACGAACGCACCGGCAGCCGTCTGACGCTGGGGATTCGTCCCGAACACCTCTGCCTGGAAGAGGCCTGCGGCGACAACGCCTTCGAGATCGTCAACGTCGAGTACCTGGGCAACGAAGTCTACGTCTATCTCGACCCGAAAGACGGCGTCAGCCTGCTGATCCACCGCAGCGAAGCTCCCAGTCAGTGGAAGATCGGCCAGCGCGTCGCACTGGTGCCGGACCTGGAGCACGTGCATCTGTTCGACAATCAGGATCGCGCGCTGAGCCTGACCCGGCAACGCCAGGCAGCCTGACGTTCAGGCCCTGTTCTGCAGGGCTTTTTCTCGAGGGCCTGGCAGCCAGGACTGAGTATCCAGCGCCTGCTCACGGCGCCTCAGGCCAACCGCTTCATTCTCCGCAAGGACCGCACGGGCGGGAGCCATGGCTCCCGCCCAGGAGACTCGCATGTCCACGATTCGAGACACCCAGGTGTCAGCCCACGACTGGTGGCGCGGCGCCGTCATCTATCAGATCTACCCGCGCAGCTTTCAGGACAGCAATGGCGATGGCATCGGTGATCTGCCGGGCATCCTCGAGCGCCTGGATTACATCGCCTCGCTGAATGTCGATGCGATCTGGCTATCTCCCTTCTTTACCTCCCCCATGAAGGACTTCGGCTATGACATAAGCGACTATCGCGATGTCGACCCGATGTTCGGCACCCTGGAGGACGTCGACCGTCTGGTCGAGGCAGCGCATGCGCGCGGCCTGAAAGTCATCATCGACCAGGTACTCTCACACACCTCCGACGCCCACCCGTGGTTCGAGGAAAGCCGCCAGAGCCGCGATAACCCTCGCGCCGACTGGTATGTCTGGGCAGACCCCAGGCCCGATGGCGCGCCGCCCACCAACTGGCAATCGGTCTTCGGGGGTTCCGCCTGGCAATGGGACACTCGCCGCTGCCAGTACTACCTGCACAACTTCCTGACCGAGCAACCGGATCTCAACTTCCACCACCCTGAGGTCGTGACGGCCATTGTTGAAGAAGTGCGCTTCTGGCTGGAGCGGGGGGTGGATGGTTTCCGACTGGATGCCATCAATTTCTGCACACATGGTGAGCTGAAGGATAACCCGCCACGACGTGAGATCGTCGAAGGCTTCATTGGCGTGCGTCCGGACAACCCCTACGGCTATCAGCAACATCTCCATGACAAGACCCAGCCGGAGAATCTCGCCGTTCTCGAACGGTTACGACGTCTGCTCGATGAATACCCCGGCACCACCAGCGTCGGCGAGATCGGCGACGATGACTCCTTGCGCGTGATGGCCGAGTACACCCAGGGCGACCAGCGGCTGCACATGGCCTATTCCTTCGATCTGCTGACCGAGAACGCCTCGCCTGAGCATCTCCAGGCCACCGTACGCTCGATGGAAGCGCAGATCGGGGACGGCTGGCCGTGCTGGGCACTGGGAAACCACGACGTCACACGCCTGGCAACGCGCTGGGACGCCGATGCCTCCCCGGCGCGCCTGCGCCTCTATCTCGCCTTTCTGCTGACCCAGCGCGGCAGCGTCTGTCTGTATCAGGGCGAAGAACTGGGGTTGAGTGAGGCCCAGCTGCGTCATGACCAGCTGGTGGACCCCGCCGGCATCACCTTCTGGCCACGCTACAAGGGGCGCGATGGCTGTCGGACCCCCATGCCGTGGCAGGCCGGTGAGTCACATGCTGGCTTCTCTCGCGTATCCCCCTGGTTGCCGGTCCCCGACGCCCATCATGCCTTGGCCGTCGACCATCAGGACAACGATCCGGCATCGCTGTTGAATGCCAGCCGAGACCTGCTTGCCTTCCGCCGCCGACACCCCGCCCTGATCCGAGGGGATATCCACTACCACTCGCTGCATGAAGAAGTCATCTGCTTCACGCGTCACTCAGGCGGCGAGTCGTTGCTGATCGCGCTCAACTTCTCTGCTCAGGCCCTGACTCTGGAGACCGCCTGGCGAGCGGAAGCCCTCGAGGATGCCCCCGGCATGATCAATGGTCACTGGCAGGCCGGCCGCCTGATGCTGCCGCCCCACGGCATTGCCATTGCGCGCTGTGTTGGCGAGGCGCACTGAATCTCCCTCTTGCCGATCACACGACTCACACGGAGGTCACGATGACCCTGTCTCAACTCGATCCTAGCGCACGTCTCGACTGGTGGCGTGGTGCCACGATCTATCAGATCTATCCCCGCAGTTTCATGGATGCCAACGGCGACGGCATCGGCGATCTGGCCGGCATCATCGAGCGCCTGCCCCATGTGGCCAGTCTCGGCGTGGATGCCATCTGGCTGTCGCCCTTCTTTACCTCGCCGATGAAGGATTTCGGCTATGACGTCGCGGACTATCGGGATGTCGACCCGATGTTCGGCCACCTGGACGATTTCAAGCGGCTGGTCTCGCAAGCCCATCAGCTGGGAGTGCGCGTGATCATCGACCAGGTGCTGTCTCACAGCTCCGATCAACACGTCTGGTTCCATCAAAGCCGCAAGGACCGTCACAACGCCAAGGCCGACTGGTATGTCTGGGCTGACCCGCTCCCCGATGGCAACCCGCCCAACAACTGGATGGCGGCCTTCAGCGGTCGCGCCTGGACCTTCGATGCCAAGCGCCGCCAGTACTATCTGCACAACTTCCTGGCCAGTCAGCCGGATCTGAATTTCCATCATCCCGAGGTGCGCCAGGCGCAGCTGGACAACCTGCGTTTCTGGCTGGATCTGGGGGTGGATGGCTTCCGGTTCGACGTCGTCAATTACTACTTCCATGACCGCGCCTTGACCGACAATCCCGCAATGCCACGCGAAGGCGTCAACCCGGGCAACCCGCAGAGCTACCAGCGGATGCTGCACAATATCGAGCAACCCGAGAATCTGGCGTATCTGGAGCGCATCCGTAACCTGCTCAATGAGTACCCGGGCACCACCAGTGTCGGCGAGATCGCCGGCAATGACCCTCTCCCGACCATGGCCGCCTATACCGCCGGCCAACGCCGCCTGCACATGGCCTACACCTTTGACCTGCTCAACAGTGATGGCAATGCCCGCGCGCTGTACGACGTGCTGACGCGCTTTGCCGAGCAAGGGGAAGACACCTGGCCTTGCTGGGCGCTGTCCAATCATGACGTGGAACGCAGTGCGACCAGCTGGGGAGAGTCGCGTGCCCTGCTCGCCCTGACGGTGCTGTGTTCGCTGCGTGGCAGCCTGTGCCTGTATCAAGGCGAGGAACTTGGCCTCCCCGAGGCGGAGCTGGCCTTCGAGGATCTGCAGGACCCCTTCGGCATCAACCTGTGGCCCGAGATCAAGGGCCGCGATGGCTGCCGCACGCCGATGGTCTGGGATGACAGCCCGGACGGTGGGTTCAGTCGTCGCGCGACGAAGTCCGGAGTCGAGGCTGAGGCCACCCCCTGGCTACCGGTCTCCCCACGACAGTTGCCATTGTCGGTGGCGCAGCAGGAAAGGCGTGATGACAGCTTCCTGTCACGAGCGCGTCGCCTGCTGCGCTATCGCGGTACGAGCCAGGTGCTGCGCGAGGGCGATCAGACCCTGATTGCGCCCGAGCGGCTGCCTGACGACGTCTTCGCCAGCGTGCGTCAGCAAGGCGCGCAACGCCTGCTGTGTCTGGCTCACCTCGGGGCAGGCGACACGCCGAGCGTGATCGACCCGAGCCAACTCGCGCCAGACATCACCACCTGGACCGCCATCGAGATCGCCGGTGTCACGGCGACACACACCTCTCACCACCCCCTGTCGCTGATGC is from Cobetia marina and encodes:
- a CDS encoding alpha-glucosidase family protein encodes the protein MQTSSSWWRGGVIYQIYPRSFLDSNGDGIGDLPGITARLDYVASLDVDGIWLSPFFTSPMLDFGYDISDYRDVDPMFGTLEDFKTLLERAHSLGLKVMIDQVISHTSDQHPWFQQSRQDRTNDKADWFVWADPKPDGTPPNNWLSIFGGSAWTFDSRRQQYYLHNFLTSQPDVNFHHPEARQAQLDNMRFWLELGVDGFRLDTVNFYFHDQALRDNPPVPAGEAKTLGAPDSNPYTWQRHVYDLSRPENLDFLKALRALMDEYPGTTTVGEIGDDKPLERMAEYTAGGDKLHMAYGFDLLNAPHSAGYLREVIERFQRLAGDAWPCWALSNHDVVRSATRWGADEDPVAYPKVALAMVLSLRGSVCLYQGEELGLPEADVPFERIQDPYGKVLWPEFKGRDGCRTPMPWRQTDQGDFSSVEPWLPVDERHLPLAVANQEDDANSVLHATRALLNFRRQHPVLREGDIQLVDVGDELLGFLREHDGKRMLCLFNLTGAEQVTALPQAYAGSARLLEGAGFTAELDTAQSQAARLVLPAYQAAFLALD
- a CDS encoding carbohydrate ABC transporter permease, producing the protein MNRYQLTRLAKHVGKWALIAIIIVYAVFPFYYAVITSLKPSSELFEVNYWLTSLDFSNYAQIFAQKSFLQAIGNSILIALSVVLIALLLGITASYALGRVRFRGRSTVMLIILGVSMFPQVAVLSGLFEVIRSLNLYNNPGGLILSYTIFTLPFTVWVLTTFMRQLPMELEEAAIMDGATPWETITKVFLPLMWPAMATTGLLAFIAAWNEFLFALTFTLTDSERTVPVAIALISGGSQHELPWGPIMAASVTVTIPLVILVMIFQRRIVSGLTAGAVKG
- a CDS encoding ABC transporter ATP-binding protein, whose product is MTSVTLSKINKTFGSTHIIKDLDLKIGSGEFVVFVGPSGCGKSTLLRLIAGLESITDGEMHIAGDLVNDLPPRERGVGMVFQSYALYPHMTVYENMAFGLKLAKTDKESVEQRVMETARILQLEELLHRKPKALSGGQRQRVAMGRAMAREPKILLFDEPLSNLDASLRVQMRNEIARLHHRLGSTMVYVTHDQVEAMTLADKIVVLRDGRIEQVGSPQTLYQAPATRFVAGFIGSPTMNFLPAELVRSEGNGCRITTAGIGELELPRDAGDERTGSRLTLGIRPEHLCLEEACGDNAFEIVNVEYLGNEVYVYLDPKDGVSLLIHRSEAPSQWKIGQRVALVPDLEHVHLFDNQDRALSLTRQRQAA
- a CDS encoding alpha-amylase family glycosyl hydrolase gives rise to the protein MSTIRDTQVSAHDWWRGAVIYQIYPRSFQDSNGDGIGDLPGILERLDYIASLNVDAIWLSPFFTSPMKDFGYDISDYRDVDPMFGTLEDVDRLVEAAHARGLKVIIDQVLSHTSDAHPWFEESRQSRDNPRADWYVWADPRPDGAPPTNWQSVFGGSAWQWDTRRCQYYLHNFLTEQPDLNFHHPEVVTAIVEEVRFWLERGVDGFRLDAINFCTHGELKDNPPRREIVEGFIGVRPDNPYGYQQHLHDKTQPENLAVLERLRRLLDEYPGTTSVGEIGDDDSLRVMAEYTQGDQRLHMAYSFDLLTENASPEHLQATVRSMEAQIGDGWPCWALGNHDVTRLATRWDADASPARLRLYLAFLLTQRGSVCLYQGEELGLSEAQLRHDQLVDPAGITFWPRYKGRDGCRTPMPWQAGESHAGFSRVSPWLPVPDAHHALAVDHQDNDPASLLNASRDLLAFRRRHPALIRGDIHYHSLHEEVICFTRHSGGESLLIALNFSAQALTLETAWRAEALEDAPGMINGHWQAGRLMLPPHGIAIARCVGEAH
- a CDS encoding alpha-amylase family glycosyl hydrolase gives rise to the protein MTLSQLDPSARLDWWRGATIYQIYPRSFMDANGDGIGDLAGIIERLPHVASLGVDAIWLSPFFTSPMKDFGYDVADYRDVDPMFGHLDDFKRLVSQAHQLGVRVIIDQVLSHSSDQHVWFHQSRKDRHNAKADWYVWADPLPDGNPPNNWMAAFSGRAWTFDAKRRQYYLHNFLASQPDLNFHHPEVRQAQLDNLRFWLDLGVDGFRFDVVNYYFHDRALTDNPAMPREGVNPGNPQSYQRMLHNIEQPENLAYLERIRNLLNEYPGTTSVGEIAGNDPLPTMAAYTAGQRRLHMAYTFDLLNSDGNARALYDVLTRFAEQGEDTWPCWALSNHDVERSATSWGESRALLALTVLCSLRGSLCLYQGEELGLPEAELAFEDLQDPFGINLWPEIKGRDGCRTPMVWDDSPDGGFSRRATKSGVEAEATPWLPVSPRQLPLSVAQQERRDDSFLSRARRLLRYRGTSQVLREGDQTLIAPERLPDDVFASVRQQGAQRLLCLAHLGAGDTPSVIDPSQLAPDITTWTAIEIAGVTATHTSHHPLSLMPGSAMWLALN